Within the Epinephelus lanceolatus isolate andai-2023 chromosome 9, ASM4190304v1, whole genome shotgun sequence genome, the region gagagcggcctcttccgtggacatttttaaaaagcagttaaaaacacatctgtttaggcttgcgttccattaattgtccattgtatcatctctgtatttcgctgcactttactttttatttgtttttgtgtattttgcattgtttctattattgtattttttgtattttatcttgtgaagcattttgtgagtcctctctgtgggaagtgctatataaataaaatttacttatttatgtggttaggtttaggggaaaaaaaacagggtttggctttataatcttacaggacacaaagaccactctcctgggtgaaagtcggtgtttgttggacccatccaccaccccttgtGCCTGGGCTACTCGGACTTTTGCTACCTTAACGTTTCTTCTTGTCCCACAGCGTTTCCCCATGATGTCGCCaagtgctgttaaactataacggtgaCCAGCCGCATATCacgccgatgttaaaggacaacttttttgtcagtgtctgatgccacaagtcactgcccaagctccAGATATCGCTGACTTCAGGGTGAGACTGGGTTGCCCTGAGGACAGGCCCAGGGGCTTAAAGTCACAGGACTTTTCACCTGCAgcatgtcactcaaattaacacgtactgactgggaagagactcaaaatgaccacagagagagatgcaaaagaactgcaaatagacaaaaaaaacaacaaccaaaaaatacacaaaactaCCGTAACAGGAGACAAAATTGAGCCCTGAGTGTGAGGCTGAGACAGAGTGTTGTAATGTCACATTCTTAGGTTTCACTTGAATATTTAACCAGCTGAGCGAACACCTATCACACACCAACACGCAGGTGATAGTGTTACATTCACACCTCGTGTCATTTCCTTCTACAGCTCTAAAAGTCGAGTCAAAATCTTTCATCCGTCAAATTAAATTCAGTTCAAATTCCTCATGTCATGTATGTTTAAAATATAACATGCTTGCATCACAGTATGTACATGCTGCTGGAATATCTCAGATTTCTTTTGATTTCCTTTAGATGTATGTCAGCACTGTCTCATGTGAGCTCACAAACTATTAAAACCCTGCgaaatttaaaacatttgtcagaGAAGCTGACATTTTCCTAATAGAGGTTTTGCTGATGTTGTAGTGTTTTATGATACCACCATTTGTTCTCTCTTCGGTCTTGCTGGTCATCGGgtgaatgagtgtatatttcaTCTGCAGTTCACTGTAGCGATGACTGATaacacgtgtctgtgtgtgtgtgtggtagtaGTGATGAGTGGGGAGCCTTCGGCTGGTGGTCCAGACTGGAGGTTTGGCTGTAGGCCAGTCAATGATGATCAGTGCAGTGCGGTTACAGCTCCATGTTAATCCCCTCTGCCTCTgctttgtgttgcagccagtccAATGACAGCACAGCAGTGTTTCGTTTACTACGGCTCAGAGCCCGTTCCTTCCATGAATCAGTAAAACACTGGTGTTTTCTTTAGACTTTTTACTATCAAATACAGCAGAACTTTGGCGATAAAACCCCAAACCTCTCTCCTACTTTTGTATTAAGCTTTCAGATAACAAGACTCACAAAAGACAAACTACTTTTATCAGTAGAGAATAAGAGAAGATAATAGATCTCGGAGCCTCCTTTGATCTCAAAATTCGGTTGAGACAGCATCAGTATTGTGCTGTCGTCATACGCCTTGAATTGGTGGCTGTATTGTTTTCGTCTGCGATGGCTCTCATTCCTCCTCCTGTGGTTGCTTTTACAATTGACTTGTCATATAGCCTGAGTCACTCTGACAGATTCCAGAGCGGTGGCACAAAGAACTTCTTGTGGTTTGACAGATCTCTCATGAGGCCCCGCGACGTGCCTGATATAACCGCGATTACACTTAGGTTATCATTTGTATCTTTTCTCACACCAGCTGGCACAATGGTGGCGGACGAGGCTCTGCCCAAAATTGCCTCCTCTTGTAAACAAGCTGGTCACTCATTTGAATTGAATGATGAGAATTTGAGCTACTTCTTATAAAGTAAATCTTGAAACCATTGTGCTGAGATGCAAAGGACGCTGGCTTTTGTCCTGGAAATCTGACAGGTCGACTTCAGCAGCGTCACTGCAGTGGTTTGAAAATCACGGGAGATGAACTTCACATGAACTTTTACCCCTGGTAACTACTACAACCGGCGTTTGACTGCTCAGCTGCTCTAACAGAAGCATTCATATGGAAGATATCAATAAAACCTTCCATCTAATAATTTattatcacatttattcacattttaagcTTTTGTTTAAAGAGAGTTCAccccaaattaaaaaatactttcaTAGTCTGTGCCTTTTCTTCATTCCTCATGTGTCAgcttttttccctccttccaTGTGTCTTGGTGTCAACTCCTGTTGCCAATCAGCCTGCTCACCTGAAAGTCATCCACTAATCAGCCCCAACAGTACATATACCCCAGCTCTGCAGTCCAGTATCCACCAGACTGTCTACTTTGCAGTACTAACTACGGCCTACTTGTTgattttttgcctaaaccttgCTTCTCTGTGCCTCTGATCCACACTCACCAACCACCCATTTGCCTGCCACTCCAGCCTGCCAGCCTGTTTCCAGGGATCAACCCAAGACACCCCTTCTTGCTTTATTGACTTGCTTTATTAACTAAACAGCTGTCTGAGTCACACTTTTGGTTGCAGTTTTCTCTATACTACACAacaaatatgtagtttttctcttacttgtagtgctgtttatcagtctagattgttttggtgtgagttaaaTGGTTTTATCTGCCTTGGCTTTGAGATATCTGCCTCCACTCTGATGCAGTGGACGTCAATGAACTGTTTGTGGAACTCACGgagcaaaaaatacatttaggaAATTCAGCAGAATCAAATTTTGCCAGAAACTGTGCTTTGGTTACTCTGGATAACTCCCAGACCTCTCTAACAACAGTTTTCATTCAAACcacttctcttttttctttttttcttaacttgtaaaaatgtaataatgagGTGTGTGGACTTTACAGCAACCaggatattcattcattcatttctgtagccgcttatcctgttaggggtcatggggggctggagcctatcccagctgacattgggtgagagttggggtacactctggacaggtcaccagactatcacaaggctgacacatagagacagacagccattcacactcatattcacaccaatttagagtcactaattaacctgcatgtctttggactgtggagaaaacccacgctgacacggggtaacatgcaaactctgcacagaagggctcccccatcccGGGGTTTGAACCTCCACCCCAGGGTTTGaataggaaccctcttgctatgtGGCGACAACAATGCTATcgactgcaccaccgtgcttcCTGCAGCCAGGATATTGGTCCtggaaatacattttgatgttgGTTCTTTGGTAACATTTCAGTGCAATGAGTCCCACAAGCAACATTCTGTTCCCCTTCATTTTACTGAGATGATATCTCATATCTTATAAAACATTGCATGACTACGATCCATTATAACTTTCTTCACCAACTCTACATAACACCACAGAGAGAGACCTGACTTAtctgacaaatgtttttgaTGTGGTTTTAGAGGAAGGCTTGTTTCTGCACTGCACCTGGTCATGTACAAAGGTCAATACATTGTGGCATGGCTTTAGTGAAGTCAGGACAAAACTTGTAGGATTTGCTTTTCTATTCTATCCACAAATTTTCCTTTTGGGGAACTTTACAACCATTAGTGCTTCTTTATGGAACCTACAAAAGAGGTTTTTGGAAACAGATTTGAGCATTACCAGGAGGTGCATAGCGGTGACATGGAAGTCTGATTCCTATCTTCCCATAGCCAGGTGCTTTTCGGAAATGAGCAGCTGCATTCCACTTAAAAAGATCACGTATACTCTAAGAAATGAACACAACACCTTTCTGAAGATTTGGCAGGCCCTAACCCACATGAGAGAAAAgtatattattttgttatttaggTGAACCATCCCCTTGATGCTCTCAGTGTAACATGAATGTGTCAACACATACAGTTCTGCCAGTATTTAGCACCTGTTTGGAGCACCCTCCCTTTAACCGCTAACACTTGTGTTGTATTACACTCCAGTGGAACATTATCCTTCATTACAAGCTCCTCTGACACCGTGAACAAAAGAGCAGTAGACTCATCTGACTAATGACGCTATCTCCTGACTGTCAGTGAGCTCTAATGGTTTCCTCTGTTGTCCACGGCTAAAGCTGATGAACTTGTTATGTACATTTTTCACAGCGGAGCCAACAACGCTTTGGCACTATCATGGTTAACTCAGAAATATGTTTAACTGGTCCCATAGTAGCCATTAGAGTGTACTGTACGTTTGGCCGAGATGCACTGTGGGTGTTGTGTTTTCAAACATTGTTTATGCATTAGGGTTTTGAGTCTGATTCTTTAGTACAACTGCATCATCTGTGGCTTGGAAACTAAAGTAATAAGTAGGAGAAACAGAAGTAATGGCTGTGGAAAGTGTTGACTCACTCTACTGCATTTCTAGGTTTACCCAAAAACGAGGAAgcttaaaataaaattcaacctggagctcattttaatttaagatcctttttgttgtATGAAAATATTGATACAGCGAGTAACCGCTTTCATACCAAAGTTACTGGCTGCAGATTTTTACTATCATAATGTTACCATGGTGATATGTTCAACATCCAATAGATCAAAATTTCAAGCACAGGGGCGTAAACATCTTCATGATTTCAAGTTTCTTTCTGCCCACAGAGCAGAAGTGTAGATCTAAACACGTCTAACAGAGAAACCCCAGCTGTCAAACTGCATTCATCACCCGCTCTGAGCTCGACTGGTGTATCACACAGAATCACACTATCGTTTATAGAGATAATGAGCTGCATGAGAAAATAAAGGAGACTTGGCCGGCCCAGTTTTTACCCTCTAGTTGTTGAACCAGGCTGCGCTGACTCACAGCTTCGGAGTCAGGCAGAGGAAGGGCTGTGAAATGTGAGAGAGCAGGGGACGGATCAGATATCGACCACACACATTAGTTAAGCAAGACACATCATCTCTTCTCGTGTTCTCGAACTTCTTCTCTGGATATTTGCCACCTTTTAATCATACTGCCTTTTCATTGTCTTCCCTCTCTCAGCCATCATGTACTTTAGCTCTTGACTTTGTTTCTTATCCTTCCATGTTGTAACACTCATCTTTCATCCATCTATCTTCCATCCCTCACTGTCCGTCTCACCTTTCTTTTATTCTTATACTGTAGGCAGTGTACTTTACTTTAGGTACAGATACTCCATATAATGCCCGTTCCTGTCATTCGATAACATCAGATTCTTTTCATCCTTTACATGTCACAAACTTAAATCCCCAGAGCCCCGTTGCTCTCTTGTTCGTCTCCCTCTTTTACAcaaaagtgaaagaaaacaatgaTTCATTTCTGTTACGTAACTTATTTTTTATGAATGTTACGTTTATGTAAAACCTGTGTGGCTTAATGTTTGAAACCCGAGTTTTTGTCTTCAGCATAGGCTggttgttaaagggacagttcaccccaaaatcaaaaatacatattgtaatgGACTGGGTGACGTGATGTTTACTGTATGGATTCTGTCACTGTAAGAGTGTGTCATGTTCACCTACAGTAAAAGGGTTTTCCGTAATGTAAGTAAACGTGTTACTCCCAGAGAAATTGTGTGTTTTAAGATGCTGTGAAGCCTGTCAATCGATAGTAGCACCTATGGCAGTGATCTGTGTGAGATACCCACCTGTAATTGGCGCATGTTTGAGGAGGGTGGGTTGTTGTTATTCCTGCTAGTTCATGGGGGAGTTGTTGAAGAATCCGCTAATGCAGGAAACACCTTGTAAAGCAGACAGGTTTGTTGCTTTGGTGTTGGCTATGGCCCACAATAGCCTGTGTTAAGTTAATGAATAAAAAGCCAGCGAAACAAGTTCATGCCTGGTAGTCTCATTGTCAAGGGACGCTACAATATTTTTCCTCCTACCTGTAATGCTGTTTTTCAATCTAGattttttggtgtgagctgcggtgttggagatgtcagccacagagatgtctgccttctctcaagtgtaatggaactagatggcattcagcatgtggtgctcaaaaatgccaaaaacatacatttgaaaaactcaacagcaatgtctctttccaggaatcatgacccagtttctcaagacaatccacagaccttgttgagaGCAGTATaaagtaggaactattttcctccAGCTGAACTACACTGCCGattgtatcactgtgcagaaggaagcatgcatcaactgctagctcacctagcaccactgagctagctaattctACAACTTAGCCGAGGACGCCATTGACGTTTACATCTCATGccgtcacaagcacaagcctttTCTCCATGAGTACAttcatgcttccttctgcacggcaATACAGTTAGTGGGtatagttcagtagaaagaaagtagttcctccatgaaactgctcactacaaggtctgtggattatcttgagtaaccgggtcatgatttctggaaagagacattgctgttgagtttttcaaatgtatgttttttggccctttgagcaccacatgccaagtgccatctagttctattacacTGGAGAGAacgcagacatctctacaaccAACATGGCAGCTCGCACCAAacatctagactgataaatagcaccacaggtaaatgatgtgtttttgtttattttggggAAACTGTCCCTTAAAAGCAGTCAactgacctttcgctaagccccgcccctttgtgatgggcCGACAAGCTGTcacagtaagcatggagcccacactgtaactaactgcactccctgaagaaatattttcatatttttgttgggaaaatgaaagagtgattccagagagaagcagacagaggggtctacagtctgtgtttgaaggatatatccaggatgtcaaactgactcagcagcaacaacaggttaaaaacgcaaagatagttagaagctaaagccgaactataggctacagatcacagtgtaaaagtgaaccaccacatcactgctgatcgacacacaagacaatgaatataaagggaaactttggtgATATTGAACCAGTTGTGTggcattgcagtgtgtgcagatgagcggtgtttggcttcacccccgtgccgctgccagcacccagacctctgctgctggacaggcagggatctccggggaggtcaaacaatgttcatctgcgcacaatgtgatgacacacagctggttgaatatcagtaaagtttccctgcttcccttcactggttcctgtacagcagggtcggtcttttttttcactgttataatcattaacaGCAAAAGCAGTAACTTCTTCAGCAGCACCAGTcatcagtagctagctagctaaccctacacttttcagggtttgattttggttttggaacagggaagaaacgtatatctttttccaacctctccaggtaacgagtatcattaatacacgacgtgtcccaggcacaacatttaactccaaatccacaaaaccaacCTGAagatgaaggaaatctgaaatgactgcattagagtcaatggagcacagctgtgttgttgtcggaccctggtctgaacCGCCCTGATGCTacgctatgattggccagtctgcatcctggggtgggacttagcaaagggtcaatgcTAAGCTCATCCATAAATGACTGAAACACTATGTCCTGTGTGTGAGTAATTACATACACACTACAGTGTGtagaatacatttattaataatCATATGAGacaatttaaatgtgaatacCGTATAAAAATAAAGCTGTAGTTATGTTTCTTAAGTGAGAAAGTCTTATTTCACTAACACAGCAATTTATCTGAGAGGAGGACGTGACATTAGCAGTGAATGAACAATGACTCTTGTGAATATGACAATGAAAGGTTTTGATATTTTCTCActtcattaattaaaaacaaaaacaggaaacaatgcCATCAAATGATACTAAAATTGTGGAACATTGTAAACGTTAAGATACAGAGGTGGGTTTACTGTGAACGAAAAGCCTTTAAAGGTgtcctgtggagtttttgaacACTAGTAGTGCTGTAGAGCAAAGAAGCTGAGTGATACAAAAGTAAAGGCAAAGAAGAAGATTGCAGGCTAATGAACATGTATGTAAATAATGCATGatttaaaaatattctttttaaaaatcagcTTGGCAAATGTTTTATGTGGAAGAAAACGTATTAAACTCTTTTGTTCGAACTATAGGATacacaaaatgtcttttttggtgCGAATCACTGAATGCACACGTGACTTTTGTTTGTGTCCTCCACAGGGCACCTATAAAAGATCATTTCACAGTTTAAACCACTCACTCTTTTACTGCATTTATATGGAAATAAATCATAAACCTCTTCGATTAAAACCTTTGGCACACTCTGAGATATCACATTACAGTAATAAATAACATGTATTCcttttataaaaaacaaaataaatatcaatAAGTTAATAAATTCAAGATTtcataaatacatttcatatgcGTTTAACTTTTTCCGTGTAACATGTGTGCTATACAGTAGACAGAGTGAGTCTGCTGAACCATCTGTTGTGTCTGATTGATTTCAGTCCTTCATGTTGAGTATCCAGGGAAACGTTTAAACTCACACTGAACACATTAACGGCGTCAGGTGTAAACTGTAAAGGAAATTGGATGTGATTGAGccatgaaggaggaggaggaggagaggatcaTTTCTAAAAACTGCAGTGACGCCACCTCGTCGCCATGTTTACTCCGTTACTGTTGAACTCATGTCATAAACGGCCACACGACGCCTGAAAGTTTCCTCACAGTGAGTAAGAtcgaaaaaaaaacaaacactcaacATAATTCTTCGAAGTGGGAGTCAACGTAAAACTACATAAATCCTGACACCAGCTCGCACTCCCTACACGCAACCACACTTCCTGGCGGAGTGCTTCCTCACGGTATGGTAGACGAGGTTGTCATCCAGAAACGAGAGATCATCGTCAAACGCTATTGGCCGACAGCAAGCCTGAGGGGGCGTGTCTTTGTGAGGAAGTTTCCTGTTGTGAGCCAGGTTGTAAAGGATTTTGTCATAGTTGGTCTCAGACTTCCTGCAGGGTCCGGAGCAGTACCTGAATATCATCTCCTCGCTGGAGCGGTAGCCCAAACCGAGGTCCGTCACATTGAGTTGAATCTGTTTGAGCACGCAGCCCTGTCCTCGTCCAttacctcttcctcctctgacctTCCTACCCGTCTCCCCTCCTcttgctcttcctcctccactctgCTGGCTCGCCCCCTTCTTCCTCTCCCTTCTGTTTCGAGTTCTGCTGCTCAAGTCTTCtttggagggggaggaggtggtgtAGGACGAGGTAGATGTGGACACGGTGGATGAGGAGGAGCGACGTATTCTGCCGATGGTCACTTTGATGAAGTCCACCACGTCTTCAAACTCATTTGGAGCGGGCTCCTCCATGGTGTCTGAAACGCATCAAGAGAAATGGCATTCTTACAAGGGCGTGTCACATTGGACAGCACATATTGTTTCACTTTAACTCATCACTCTATTGAACAGATGGAGCGTTGTGTCAGAAACTACACATGCAAAAGCGGAAATGGtacacattgtgtttttttttactgcagagGAATTCCATTTGAACTGATTCATCCAAGTTACAAATGGATCCCATTCTTATTTCTGCACCAGAGTGTTGTATATTTGGGGGGACAAGCTGCATTATAGATACAGCAGCCTCCTTGTAGCCTCGTGGCACATACTGCTAGAGCTAAAGTAGTGGATTGACAGACAACTATTGTCATTTTTTATAGCAAAAAATCCAACACTCATTAGTTCTAgctaaataaaggataaattaaataaaaaacaatagattataacattttataaactcaaaaaatattagaaaataataatttcaatCCTTTTTTAGTTGCCAACTCATTCAATTCTGTTCCAAACTCATTAACATGTCATATGTGGGTGTTGCACACTGTGGGAAAGGTATGAAGATATCAAAATCAGCTCTAAATGAGGCCAGCCTAACTGATAAGCAGGTTAGAGGCCAAATTAAAGCACTATTGCACATGTTTCAATGCACTATAAACTCCTTTGACATATGCTTTTAATATCAAAATTTAGTGCACACATTGTATTTTTCCTTAAGTGAAAATATGCCTCTTCCACATGTTTTCAATTTGGCAAAATCTTGAAGCACTTTTTCCGTTAGACACAGATAACAATACCATTATTTgttttagaaataaataaataatccaaGACTCAGCAAGCCTGCTGGGTGTAAATGACTTATTGGggtgtttttggcactttggacACTCCATACAAAAACCACAGGCTCTTACATTTTTCTCCTCCAGCCAGCGTCTCTTCCCAGTCCGCTGTATCCCCCTCAGCGCGGCTGATGTCCGGGGAAGTGACAGACAGGCGGATCTGAACCGGCGGGAGCTCCAGGGGAGTCTCGGCGGCGCGCCCTCTCCTCTTGGCGGACGTGGACTGCGTTCGGCTCCGGAGCAGCCGGCTGGCGTGCACGGCGCTCAGCAGTATCAAACAAGTGGTCAGGCTATCCCATAACTTCATTGTCCACTTCAGTCCGACAGAAGGACATGGCGCGATGAAAAATCAACAGGTATCATCTGGCAAACGCGATTAACAGCATGTTGGAGACGCTCAATAGTTGGAGAGGAAAAGGTGGGGCGCGCTCATCAGCTCGGGTTCCTGCCACTGGAAAATGGTGAGGATCCGTGTGTTATTGCCTGCGCACTGTAAACTGTACGATATCACTTGTGCCA harbors:
- the LOC117252964 gene encoding glial cell line-derived neurotrophic factor-like, encoding MKLWDSLTTCLILLSAVHASRLLRSRTQSTSAKRRGRAAETPLELPPVQIRLSVTSPDISRAEGDTADWEETLAGGEKYTMEEPAPNEFEDVVDFIKVTIGRIRRSSSSTVSTSTSSYTTSSPSKEDLSSRTRNRRERKKGASQQSGGGRARGGETGRKVRGGRGNGRGQGCVLKQIQLNVTDLGLGYRSSEEMIFRYCSGPCRKSETNYDKILYNLAHNRKLPHKDTPPQACCRPIAFDDDLSFLDDNLVYHTVRKHSARKCGCV